From the genome of Clostridium sp. BNL1100, one region includes:
- a CDS encoding RDD family protein, whose product MKSLKQAFTNFRLRRLVAFIIDMGIMAVLLTLFYKLFELPNFPVVMAAMAEANSKINTPEWQSLVNSSTAIFNMVFIQSLLIYFGYETVTQILFKGSTIGKLIMGLRIVSQNSNRGVIFHYLFMTVRSFIKIILIYLLQGIPFIISILSIFANYQSKAGYDYIVKTVVVEKVKGKDVEDEKNKLIKRDMIADA is encoded by the coding sequence ATGAAATCATTAAAACAGGCATTTACAAATTTCAGACTTCGTAGATTGGTAGCATTCATAATTGACATGGGTATCATGGCGGTACTCTTGACCTTATTCTATAAATTATTCGAGTTACCTAATTTTCCGGTGGTAATGGCAGCAATGGCGGAAGCGAATAGTAAGATAAATACTCCGGAGTGGCAGTCTCTCGTAAATAGCTCAACAGCAATCTTCAACATGGTTTTTATACAGTCATTGCTAATATATTTCGGTTATGAAACTGTTACTCAAATATTATTTAAGGGTTCAACAATTGGAAAGTTAATTATGGGGCTGCGCATAGTTTCTCAAAATAGCAATCGTGGAGTGATATTCCATTATCTATTTATGACAGTGAGAAGCTTTATAAAAATAATTTTAATATATTTATTGCAGGGAATTCCATTTATTATCTCTATATTAAGCATTTTTGCGAATTATCAATCCAAGGCTGGCTATGATTATATTGTTAAAACGGTTGTTGTAGAAAAGGTAAAAGGGAAAGATGTTGAAGATGAAAAGAATAAATTAATTAAGAGGGATATGATTGCAGATGCCTGA
- a CDS encoding NTP transferase domain-containing protein translates to MALKKSAIILAAGIGRKMFPFSTVRSKTTIKIAGIPLIRYNAEKLAKIGCEDIVVVTSVLYQREIQACLSPLKNINVVCVDENCGSADSLVFGANLCTNDNILVIYGDTIIDESDLERLYSEVEPAALLYPLSETSKNWIGATITDNRISEIGAHYRGSLITHQFAAFNLDVNIISQIAKTPDYFPNVKCGVGVPRERFVEAGLIKPVQEGQIKAVEGQGIFFDIDKPWHMLAANEQMVKIRTGKLTGNTLAEGARISERAIVRGFVQLGKNSMVGDNVLIEGNVIVGENTVIDNGAIISGSAVIGDNTKIRNYCHIYDGVSIGSDCILDHGSEFIGGLMMDKVYLYHYCEMYGALGNFVDIGAATVCGTLRFDDSDPRQRVKGRSEIPLSYGDAIYIGDYCRTGVNTILMPGCKIGSYSAVGPGVILVGDVEENSLIQVKQELTLKKWGYEKYGW, encoded by the coding sequence ATGGCATTAAAAAAGAGTGCAATTATTCTTGCTGCCGGAATAGGTAGAAAAATGTTCCCTTTTAGTACCGTAAGATCAAAGACAACAATAAAAATTGCGGGAATACCTTTAATCAGATATAATGCCGAAAAGCTCGCAAAAATAGGGTGTGAGGATATTGTAGTAGTAACCTCTGTTTTGTACCAAAGAGAAATTCAAGCTTGTTTATCACCTCTTAAAAATATAAATGTAGTTTGTGTGGATGAAAATTGTGGTAGTGCTGACAGCCTTGTATTTGGAGCAAATTTGTGTACAAATGATAACATTTTAGTAATATATGGTGACACAATAATTGACGAAAGCGATCTTGAAAGACTTTACTCGGAAGTTGAACCTGCAGCACTTTTGTACCCTTTGTCAGAAACTTCAAAAAATTGGATAGGAGCAACGATTACAGACAATAGAATAAGTGAAATAGGAGCCCACTATCGTGGTAGCCTTATAACTCACCAGTTTGCAGCTTTCAATTTAGACGTTAATATAATATCTCAAATAGCAAAAACTCCGGATTATTTCCCCAATGTAAAGTGCGGAGTCGGAGTTCCAAGAGAACGTTTTGTTGAAGCCGGTCTTATAAAACCTGTACAGGAGGGTCAAATAAAAGCAGTAGAAGGCCAAGGTATTTTTTTTGATATAGATAAACCGTGGCACATGCTGGCGGCAAATGAACAAATGGTCAAAATAAGAACAGGTAAGTTGACGGGGAATACACTGGCAGAAGGAGCCAGAATCTCTGAAAGAGCTATTGTCAGAGGATTTGTTCAGCTTGGGAAAAACTCTATGGTAGGTGACAATGTTCTCATAGAAGGTAATGTTATTGTTGGTGAGAACACTGTTATAGACAATGGTGCAATAATTAGCGGTAGTGCTGTTATTGGAGATAATACAAAAATAAGAAACTACTGTCACATTTATGATGGAGTATCAATCGGATCAGATTGCATTTTAGATCATGGCTCTGAATTTATTGGGGGCTTAATGATGGACAAGGTATATTTATATCACTACTGTGAAATGTATGGAGCCTTGGGAAACTTTGTTGATATTGGTGCAGCTACCGTATGTGGTACCTTACGTTTTGATGATAGTGATCCGCGCCAGAGGGTAAAAGGCAGGAGCGAAATTCCTTTATCCTATGGAGATGCAATATATATTGGTGATTACTGTCGGACAGGAGTTAATACTATTCTGATGCCCGGATGCAAAATAGGCTCTTACAGTGCTGTAGGGCCTGGAGTTATATTAGTTGGTGATGTTGAAGAAAACAGTCTTATACAGGTTAAGCAGGAGCTTACATTAAAAAAATGGGGTTATGAAAAATACGGATGGTAA
- a CDS encoding 6-phospho-beta-glucosidase — translation MSKGLKIAVIGGGSSYTPELVEGILKRKDELPVSELWLVDIEEGKQKLDIIEALTNRMVKKSGLDIRVFATLNRREAIHNADFVITQFRVGGLKAREKDELIPLKYDVIGQETTGPGGFAKAMRTIPVILDICREIEELAPDAWLVNFTNPAGIITEAVKTHSSVKVFGLCNVPLGTKMDIAKLLKVESERIKVDFVGLNHMNFITNVYLDGYSILDEIIKKYSNPEYHEQVEAISDIVWDIDFIKSLGMLTSPYHRYYYITKTMLEEEKESVRTNGSRAMQVQRLEKSLFELYKDENLNVKPKELEGRGGAYYSDAAISLISAIYNDKNEIHTINVLNNGTITNVSSDAIIEANCIVGRNGAQPIHIGAADTKIVGLINYVKSYEKLTIKAAVSGSYYDALMAINANPLVNEYSDAKAILDELLIAHKPYLDYVKK, via the coding sequence ATGAGTAAGGGATTAAAGATAGCTGTAATTGGTGGTGGCAGTAGCTATACTCCAGAATTGGTGGAAGGAATTCTTAAAAGAAAAGATGAATTACCAGTGTCGGAATTATGGCTTGTAGATATAGAAGAGGGAAAACAAAAGCTCGATATCATTGAAGCTCTCACCAATAGAATGGTTAAGAAAAGTGGCCTGGATATAAGAGTATTTGCAACGCTGAATAGAAGAGAAGCAATACATAATGCAGATTTTGTTATAACACAATTCAGAGTTGGCGGGCTAAAGGCCAGAGAAAAAGATGAGCTTATTCCATTAAAATACGATGTAATAGGTCAGGAAACAACGGGGCCCGGAGGCTTTGCAAAAGCAATGCGAACTATTCCTGTAATTCTGGATATTTGCAGGGAAATTGAGGAATTGGCACCAGATGCTTGGCTTGTAAATTTCACAAACCCGGCAGGAATCATAACAGAGGCAGTAAAGACACATTCAAGTGTTAAAGTTTTTGGACTATGCAATGTTCCTCTTGGTACTAAAATGGATATTGCAAAACTTTTGAAGGTGGAATCAGAGCGTATAAAGGTGGACTTTGTTGGACTTAATCATATGAATTTTATTACAAATGTTTACTTGGATGGATACAGCATTTTAGATGAAATAATTAAAAAATATAGTAATCCTGAATACCATGAACAAGTAGAAGCCATATCTGATATAGTTTGGGATATTGATTTCATAAAAAGCTTAGGTATGCTTACAAGCCCATATCACAGATACTATTATATTACAAAGACTATGCTTGAGGAGGAAAAAGAGAGCGTCAGAACTAACGGTTCCCGGGCAATGCAGGTACAAAGACTGGAGAAGAGCCTGTTCGAGTTATATAAGGATGAAAATTTAAATGTAAAGCCTAAAGAGCTAGAAGGCAGGGGTGGGGCATACTATTCCGATGCAGCTATTTCATTGATTAGTGCCATATATAATGACAAAAATGAGATACATACTATTAATGTACTAAATAACGGAACAATAACGAATGTATCTTCAGATGCAATAATAGAAGCAAATTGTATAGTCGGAAGAAATGGAGCTCAGCCAATTCATATAGGTGCTGCCGATACAAAAATAGTCGGCCTGATAAACTATGTTAAGTCATATGAAAAATTGACTATTAAGGCGGCTGTTTCCGGGAGTTATTATGATGCACTTATGGCTATAAATGCAAATCCTCTTGTAAATGAATATTCAGACGCCAAGGCCATACTTGATGAATTGTTAATTGCTCATAAACCCTATCTGGACTATGTAAAAAAGTAA
- a CDS encoding PTS sugar transporter subunit IIB: MVRITLVCSAGMSTSMLMERMKEAAKVKGIEVQMQALAEGEIKNNLDDTDILLLGPQVRYMISGIRAEYANKISVIEVINMSDYGLMNGEKVLNDALALYSKK; this comes from the coding sequence ATGGTTAGAATTACTTTGGTGTGTTCAGCCGGAATGTCAACAAGTATGCTTATGGAGAGGATGAAAGAAGCAGCAAAGGTTAAGGGGATTGAGGTACAGATGCAAGCTTTAGCAGAGGGAGAGATAAAAAATAATTTGGATGATACAGATATTTTGTTATTGGGCCCTCAGGTAAGGTACATGATATCCGGCATAAGAGCAGAATATGCCAACAAAATTTCTGTTATAGAAGTAATAAATATGTCTGATTATGGACTTATGAACGGTGAAAAGGTTCTTAATGATGCTCTTGCACTTTATAGCAAAAAATAA
- a CDS encoding BadF/BadG/BcrA/BcrD ATPase family protein, protein MPDKLGIGIDGGGTKTKVLVKKSLTGDVLFEKKYPSTNYNNIGVDGLEQVLKVIYNELAEKFGKEQLANASLAMGAAGIDRPQDEEVYREALKNSGFDCSFEVFNDAYIALIGGNCGRNGALLITGTGSIAIGISSEGKEVRTGGWGYMTSDDGSGYKLGIKAVSAIMDHYDGIIEHTSLTDRVLNYYGINSPEDFMDLIYIDKDFSIDKIAAIAPIVQEEAERGDAAALDILNREIERLVAMIRALAKKMKKSEFRLCLAGSLMLKSAIYLRLFKDSMNRSLPGIKICEPLDEPAYGALIIALGREQ, encoded by the coding sequence ATGCCTGATAAATTAGGAATAGGAATAGATGGTGGCGGAACTAAAACCAAAGTATTAGTAAAAAAGTCGTTGACTGGGGATGTACTTTTTGAAAAAAAATATCCATCAACTAATTATAACAATATTGGAGTAGATGGGTTAGAACAGGTTTTAAAAGTAATATACAACGAACTGGCTGAGAAATTCGGTAAAGAACAACTTGCAAATGCATCTCTGGCAATGGGAGCTGCGGGTATTGACAGACCACAGGATGAAGAAGTATATCGTGAAGCTTTAAAAAACAGTGGTTTTGATTGTAGTTTTGAAGTATTCAATGATGCATATATCGCTTTAATAGGTGGTAATTGCGGAAGAAATGGTGCACTTTTAATTACGGGTACAGGTTCAATCGCTATAGGTATTTCTTCTGAAGGAAAAGAGGTAAGAACCGGGGGCTGGGGTTATATGACCAGTGATGACGGAAGTGGCTATAAGCTTGGAATAAAGGCTGTTTCAGCAATAATGGATCATTATGATGGAATTATTGAACATACATCTTTAACCGATAGAGTACTAAATTATTATGGAATAAATTCTCCGGAAGATTTTATGGATTTGATATATATAGATAAAGATTTTAGTATAGACAAAATTGCTGCAATAGCTCCTATTGTACAGGAAGAAGCTGAAAGAGGGGATGCGGCTGCTTTGGATATTCTAAATAGAGAAATAGAAAGATTAGTTGCAATGATAAGAGCTCTGGCAAAAAAAATGAAAAAAAGTGAGTTCAGACTATGCCTTGCAGGAAGCTTAATGTTAAAGTCAGCTATTTATTTGAGGTTATTTAAGGATAGTATGAATAGAAGCTTACCCGGTATTAAGATATGTGAACCGCTGGATGAGCCGGCTTATGGAGCATTAATTATTGCATTGGGGAGGGAACAATAA
- a CDS encoding SIS domain-containing protein, giving the protein MEKYFQDFHSYIINVIEKFYLTQIDNLNAAADMITNSIINGGKFFVTGTGHSHMIAEEFYTRAGGFANVYPILPSEFMLHEHPLKSTAVERVADYAKVIMHIYKVKQGDVVLIASNSGRNGMIVELAKLVQEKGAQVIALTNPRKSENEKSRHSSGKYLYQYADVVIDNCTEIGDAGYYVKEANTCMGAVSTITGAYAAQFISVLLAKKLPLKGIIPAVFKSSNIDGGDEWNRGLFEKYYGV; this is encoded by the coding sequence ATGGAAAAGTATTTTCAGGATTTTCACAGCTACATAATTAATGTAATAGAAAAATTTTATCTTACTCAAATTGATAACCTGAATGCTGCAGCTGACATGATAACTAACAGTATTATTAATGGCGGAAAATTTTTTGTTACAGGTACGGGACATTCACATATGATAGCCGAGGAGTTCTATACAAGAGCAGGTGGTTTTGCAAATGTATACCCTATACTTCCATCTGAATTTATGCTCCACGAGCATCCACTAAAGAGTACTGCGGTTGAGAGAGTTGCTGATTATGCTAAGGTCATTATGCATATATACAAAGTTAAACAAGGGGATGTAGTGCTGATAGCCTCTAATTCAGGCAGAAACGGTATGATTGTTGAGCTGGCAAAGCTTGTACAGGAGAAGGGGGCACAGGTAATAGCTCTTACTAATCCTAGAAAATCGGAAAACGAAAAATCAAGACATTCCAGCGGAAAGTATCTTTATCAATATGCTGATGTTGTAATTGATAATTGTACAGAAATAGGAGATGCCGGTTATTATGTGAAGGAGGCTAACACATGTATGGGCGCTGTATCAACAATTACAGGAGCCTATGCAGCTCAGTTTATTTCAGTATTACTGGCAAAAAAGCTGCCTTTAAAAGGAATAATTCCTGCGGTCTTTAAAAGTTCAAATATCGATGGTGGAGATGAGTGGAATAGAGGTCTATTTGAAAAATATTACGGAGTTTAA
- the celB gene encoding PTS cellobiose transporter subunit IIC, with protein sequence MSSKKHNVQGFFEEKFMPIAAKIGNQKHLIALRDGIMFTMPLLIIGSLFLILAELPIDAYQNFMASVFGENWQAFEGVALNGTMGIISLIAVFGIAYSLAGSYEVDGKPIDGIPAGVLSVAAFFIVNIVSVFGKGDDAVEAWGTSVFTSEYLFLAIVVSLIVAEIYRFLLQKKFVITMPKSVPPTVSRSFTALVPGFVIIVFFMLVRLGFSFTGWSDLATFVQSVLKKPIELAGSSYIGTVFACLFEHTLWSFGIHGSSIMTAVMEPIWISNAGANLEAFKAGAEQLPNIVTYSFYENGVWMGGSGATLAVVVYMLVFAKSKLVKQIGRLAIVPGIFNINEPVVFGLPVVLNPFLMIPYILAPIAVTTVSYFGTLIGIFPYTTGVIIPWTTPYFISGYLMTGGNVMGVVAQVVLFAVAFIIWLPFIRIWDKKNYISENQIEEPVTAAVQ encoded by the coding sequence ATGAGTAGCAAAAAACATAACGTTCAAGGCTTTTTCGAAGAAAAATTTATGCCTATTGCTGCAAAAATAGGAAACCAGAAGCATCTTATAGCACTGAGAGATGGAATAATGTTTACTATGCCACTTCTCATTATAGGTTCACTCTTTCTAATCTTAGCAGAGTTACCTATTGATGCATACCAGAATTTTATGGCTTCAGTATTCGGTGAAAATTGGCAGGCATTTGAGGGTGTTGCCCTGAACGGAACAATGGGAATTATATCACTTATTGCAGTCTTTGGTATTGCTTATTCCCTGGCTGGAAGCTATGAAGTTGATGGGAAGCCAATTGATGGTATTCCTGCGGGTGTATTATCTGTTGCAGCATTTTTCATTGTCAATATAGTAAGTGTTTTTGGCAAAGGAGACGATGCAGTTGAAGCATGGGGAACATCTGTATTTACATCTGAGTATTTGTTTCTTGCAATAGTAGTATCATTAATTGTAGCAGAAATATATAGATTTCTGCTGCAGAAGAAATTTGTTATAACAATGCCAAAATCCGTACCTCCAACAGTATCACGTTCCTTTACCGCACTAGTACCGGGCTTTGTAATAATAGTTTTCTTTATGCTGGTGAGATTAGGCTTTTCCTTTACAGGATGGTCGGATTTAGCAACATTTGTTCAAAGCGTATTAAAAAAGCCGATAGAGTTAGCAGGCTCATCTTACATAGGAACAGTATTTGCGTGTTTATTTGAACATACGCTTTGGTCTTTTGGTATTCACGGTTCTTCAATTATGACGGCAGTTATGGAGCCAATCTGGATTTCTAATGCCGGTGCAAACCTGGAGGCTTTTAAAGCCGGAGCAGAACAACTCCCCAACATTGTTACATATTCCTTCTATGAAAATGGAGTTTGGATGGGTGGTTCAGGTGCAACTTTAGCGGTTGTTGTTTATATGCTGGTGTTTGCTAAATCAAAGTTGGTAAAGCAGATTGGACGTTTGGCAATTGTTCCTGGTATTTTTAACATTAATGAGCCGGTTGTATTTGGTCTGCCGGTTGTGTTAAATCCATTCCTTATGATTCCATACATATTAGCACCTATCGCCGTAACTACTGTTTCATATTTCGGTACTTTAATCGGTATATTCCCGTACACTACAGGAGTTATTATACCTTGGACTACTCCATATTTTATAAGCGGTTACTTGATGACAGGCGGAAATGTTATGGGTGTTGTTGCCCAAGTAGTATTATTTGCAGTAGCTTTTATAATTTGGCTTCCGTTTATAAGAATTTGGGACAAGAAGAATTATATTTCTGAAAATCAGATTGAGGAGCCGGTAACAGCTGCTGTTCAATAA
- a CDS encoding HPr family phosphocarrier protein: MISINVKVMNQLGIHARTAAKLVRTAAAFKSSINAVKDGKLYDLKNVRGAITLNGKFGDELTIQFDGIDEAEASESINQLFLGGLGES, encoded by the coding sequence ATGATTTCAATTAATGTTAAGGTTATGAATCAGCTAGGTATACATGCTAGAACAGCAGCTAAACTTGTAAGGACTGCAGCAGCTTTTAAAAGCTCAATTAATGCAGTAAAGGATGGTAAGCTTTATGATTTGAAAAATGTAAGAGGTGCAATCACATTAAACGGCAAATTTGGAGATGAACTCACTATCCAGTTTGATGGGATTGACGAAGCTGAGGCCTCTGAGAGTATTAATCAACTTTTCTTAGGCGGACTTGGTGAAAGTTAA
- a CDS encoding S-layer homology domain-containing protein has product MKRHSFKKAIILAVVAAILLTCAPLVSMAQSFDDVSKGFWAGEAIKKWSDAQVLTGSNGKFRPNDKITRAEFAAVLNKIMKYDKGNAVFSDVKPSDWFYSHITAVASAGVMNGYDGKAMPNDIIKRQDAAIMIKKAFSIKNAGSNPSFNDANKISGYALEAVAALFEKEFISGKPGKLFDPHGGLTRAEAVKIVSNVIPNYIYKPGTYTTLEKGNVVVNSPGVIIKGVEITGDLIVAPSVGDTITLVDVKVSGSVVVLGKTVIKEETTTPTTPTEPTNPSNPSNPSNPSNPTEPTFTKYTYEKVLTDFSDTGSQGLVKQYINFLQDPTYTPSNNLTEISSTLTNAQTFVNKDFTIKPSIFPTMENVSSSVLKSDRKTLWLGYTAGGVDRINLENNAVTSYTDTSISSGKVLLVVDDADSNGVWVITTDGVTKIKP; this is encoded by the coding sequence ATGAAAAGGCACTCATTCAAAAAAGCTATTATTTTAGCAGTAGTTGCGGCCATACTATTGACTTGTGCTCCTTTAGTTTCCATGGCTCAGTCCTTTGATGATGTAAGCAAGGGATTTTGGGCAGGTGAGGCTATTAAAAAATGGAGTGATGCACAGGTACTGACAGGGTCAAATGGAAAGTTCAGGCCAAATGACAAAATAACACGAGCAGAATTTGCAGCAGTACTTAACAAGATAATGAAGTATGACAAAGGGAATGCAGTATTCAGTGATGTAAAACCATCGGATTGGTTTTATAGCCATATAACTGCTGTTGCCTCAGCGGGCGTTATGAATGGATATGATGGAAAGGCCATGCCCAATGACATTATAAAAAGGCAAGATGCAGCTATAATGATAAAAAAGGCATTCAGCATAAAAAATGCAGGTTCTAATCCTTCATTTAATGATGCTAATAAAATATCCGGTTATGCACTGGAGGCTGTTGCAGCATTATTTGAAAAGGAGTTTATATCAGGGAAGCCCGGTAAGTTATTTGATCCTCATGGTGGATTGACACGTGCAGAAGCAGTAAAAATCGTTTCAAATGTTATCCCTAACTATATATATAAACCCGGAACTTATACCACGTTAGAAAAGGGTAATGTAGTAGTAAACAGCCCCGGAGTTATAATTAAGGGTGTAGAGATTACAGGAGATCTGATAGTTGCTCCAAGTGTCGGAGATACCATAACACTTGTTGATGTAAAAGTATCCGGTTCAGTGGTTGTTTTGGGCAAAACTGTAATTAAAGAAGAAACTACTACACCGACTACACCAACGGAGCCTACAAACCCTTCAAACCCGTCAAACCCGTCAAACCCATCAAACCCGACAGAACCGACATTTACAAAATATACCTACGAAAAGGTATTAACTGATTTTTCAGATACGGGTTCACAGGGACTTGTAAAACAGTATATAAATTTTTTACAGGATCCTACATATACTCCAAGCAATAACTTAACTGAAATAAGCTCTACGCTTACAAACGCTCAGACCTTTGTTAATAAGGATTTTACAATTAAGCCATCCATTTTCCCTACTATGGAAAACGTATCATCCTCAGTTCTTAAAAGTGATCGTAAGACATTATGGTTAGGCTATACAGCAGGTGGAGTTGACCGTATTAATCTTGAAAATAATGCAGTGACTTCATACACAGACACTTCTATAAGTTCGGGAAAAGTATTGCTGGTTGTTGATGATGCAGATAGTAACGGCGTTTGGGTCATTACAACTGATGGAGTAACTAAAATAAAACCATGA
- a CDS encoding MupG family TIM beta-alpha barrel fold protein encodes MREIGVSVYSDFCSMEDIFTYLSKASRLGFKKVFTSLILENHGFEASKKLECNQLKKLYNICHELGLHITADINREIFEALGCSLNKLKPLQDMCIERLRIDDGFSNAEICTITNNDYGIKIELSAASAGKMGDYTYNETKNLLELIKKEGNLKSLTACHNFYPLTGTGVDILEIRDVNKLFKSYDIPLGAFVASQFSPKHLHRNGNGVPTVEKHRYLPPHIAMQELFAEGFDYVLIGDSMADDRELEKMAKCAISSTIEIPVVFNQYISNSIKEKILNMELKARIDQPAEVIRASVSRGVEVAPIYCANRSKYTVTICNSNASHYMGELQINLKDLGPSIEHNVLGFVHPDANGLLEGIKYGRNKFKLVKY; translated from the coding sequence ATGAGAGAAATCGGTGTAAGTGTATATAGTGATTTTTGCTCAATGGAAGATATATTCACATACCTTTCAAAGGCCAGCAGATTGGGGTTTAAAAAGGTATTTACCTCACTAATTCTAGAGAATCATGGTTTCGAAGCTTCAAAGAAACTGGAGTGCAATCAGTTGAAAAAACTTTATAATATATGCCATGAACTTGGTTTACATATAACTGCTGATATAAATCGTGAAATCTTTGAGGCATTAGGCTGCAGCTTAAATAAATTAAAACCGTTGCAGGACATGTGTATAGAAAGGCTTCGTATTGATGATGGATTTTCAAATGCTGAAATATGTACAATCACAAACAATGACTATGGGATAAAGATAGAATTAAGTGCTGCTTCCGCTGGGAAAATGGGCGACTATACATATAATGAAACCAAAAACTTGTTAGAGCTGATTAAAAAAGAAGGCAATTTAAAAAGCTTAACAGCATGTCACAACTTCTATCCATTGACAGGTACAGGGGTAGATATTTTAGAAATAAGGGATGTAAACAAATTGTTTAAATCCTATGATATACCGCTGGGTGCTTTTGTAGCTTCACAATTCTCGCCAAAGCATCTTCATAGAAATGGTAATGGAGTTCCAACGGTTGAAAAGCATAGATATTTGCCTCCCCATATAGCAATGCAAGAGCTTTTTGCAGAAGGATTTGACTATGTATTGATTGGTGATTCCATGGCAGATGACAGGGAGCTTGAAAAAATGGCTAAGTGCGCAATAAGTTCCACAATAGAAATTCCGGTAGTTTTTAATCAATATATTAGCAATTCAATAAAAGAGAAAATTTTGAATATGGAGTTAAAAGCAAGGATAGATCAACCGGCAGAAGTAATCAGAGCGTCAGTTAGCAGGGGGGTAGAAGTGGCTCCAATATACTGTGCTAACCGTTCAAAATACACAGTAACAATCTGTAACTCTAATGCATCACACTATATGGGTGAGCTTCAGATTAATCTTAAGGATCTAGGGCCATCAATAGAACATAATGTACTGGGTTTTGTTCATCCGGATGCCAATGGACTATTAGAAGGTATCAAATATGGTCGTAATAAATTTAAACTGGTTAAATATTAA
- a CDS encoding PTS lactose/cellobiose transporter subunit IIA, producing MDILQTSMSIIAGAGDAKSYAMEAIYLAREGKYEEARISLEKAKEALRDTHSIQTDLITKEMQGEKMELALIMVHAQDHLMGAVLIKDLAAEIVTMYEKFSK from the coding sequence ATGGATATATTACAAACTTCTATGTCTATTATCGCAGGTGCCGGTGACGCAAAAAGCTATGCAATGGAAGCCATATACCTTGCTAGAGAAGGCAAGTATGAAGAAGCACGTATAAGCCTTGAAAAGGCTAAAGAAGCCTTGAGGGACACTCACAGTATTCAAACAGATTTAATTACTAAAGAAATGCAGGGTGAAAAAATGGAATTAGCACTAATAATGGTGCATGCACAGGATCATCTCATGGGTGCTGTATTAATTAAGGATTTAGCTGCGGAGATTGTCACAATGTATGAGAAATTTTCAAAATAA